A window of Rhinolophus ferrumequinum isolate MPI-CBG mRhiFer1 chromosome X, mRhiFer1_v1.p, whole genome shotgun sequence contains these coding sequences:
- the SSR4 gene encoding translocon-associated protein subunit delta isoform X6, whose translation MAALASLGALALLLLSGLSCCSEACVEPQITPSYYTTSDAVISTETVFIVEISLTCKNRVQNMALYADVSGKQFPVTRGQDVGRYQVSWSLDHKNAHAGTYEVRFFDEESYSLLRKAQRNNEDVSIIPPLFTVSVDHRGTWNGPWVSTEVLAAAIGLVIYYLAFSAKSHIQA comes from the exons ATGGCGGCGCTGGCATCTCTCGGCGCCCTGGCGCTACTCCTGCTGTCCGGCCTCTCCTGCTGCTCAG AGGCCTGCGTGGAGCCCCAGATCACCCCTTCCTACTACACAACCTCGGATGCCGTCATTTCCACTGAGACTGTCTTCATCGTGGAGATTTCACTAACATGCAAGAATAGGGTCCAG AACATGGCTCTTTATGCTGATGTCAGTGGAAAACAATTTCCTGTCACCCGGGGCCAGGACGTGGGGCGTTATCAG GTGTCCTGGAGCCTAGACCATAAGAATGCCCACGCGGGCACCTATGAGGTCAGATTCTTCGATGAGGAATCATACAGCCTCTTGAGGAAG GCTCAGAGAAACAATGAGGACGTTTCCATCATCCCACCCTTGTTCACAGTCAGCGTGGACCATCGG GGTACCTGGAACGGGCCCTGGGTTTCCACTGAAGTGTTGGCTGCAGCCATCGGCCTAGTGATCTACTACCTGGCCTTCAGCGCCAAGAGCCACATCCAAGCCTGA
- the SSR4 gene encoding translocon-associated protein subunit delta isoform X5, protein MAALASLGALALLLLSGLSCCSAEACVEPQITPSYYTTSDAVISTETVFIVEISLTCKNRVQNMALYADVSGKQFPVTRGQDVGRYQVSWSLDHKNAHAGTYEVRFFDEESYSLLRKAQRNNEDVSIIPPLFTVSVDHRGTWNGPWVSTEVLAAAIGLVIYYLAFSAKSHIQA, encoded by the exons ATGGCGGCGCTGGCATCTCTCGGCGCCCTGGCGCTACTCCTGCTGTCCGGCCTCTCCTGCTGCTCAG cAGAGGCCTGCGTGGAGCCCCAGATCACCCCTTCCTACTACACAACCTCGGATGCCGTCATTTCCACTGAGACTGTCTTCATCGTGGAGATTTCACTAACATGCAAGAATAGGGTCCAG AACATGGCTCTTTATGCTGATGTCAGTGGAAAACAATTTCCTGTCACCCGGGGCCAGGACGTGGGGCGTTATCAG GTGTCCTGGAGCCTAGACCATAAGAATGCCCACGCGGGCACCTATGAGGTCAGATTCTTCGATGAGGAATCATACAGCCTCTTGAGGAAG GCTCAGAGAAACAATGAGGACGTTTCCATCATCCCACCCTTGTTCACAGTCAGCGTGGACCATCGG GGTACCTGGAACGGGCCCTGGGTTTCCACTGAAGTGTTGGCTGCAGCCATCGGCCTAGTGATCTACTACCTGGCCTTCAGCGCCAAGAGCCACATCCAAGCCTGA
- the SSR4 gene encoding translocon-associated protein subunit delta isoform X2, whose product MAALASLGALALLLLSGLSCCSGSGLAGARFWRASLPRLVPSVHKPGLTQAPLCLLPTAEACVEPQITPSYYTTSDAVISTETVFIVEISLTCKNRVQNMALYADVSGKQFPVTRGQDVGRYQVSWSLDHKNAHAGTYEVRFFDEESYSLLRKAQRNNEDVSIIPPLFTVSVDHRGTWNGPWVSTEVLAAAIGLVIYYLAFSAKSHIQA is encoded by the exons ATGGCGGCGCTGGCATCTCTCGGCGCCCTGGCGCTACTCCTGCTGTCCGGCCTCTCCTGCTGCTCAGGTAGCGGCCTGGCCGGAGCTCGTTTCTGGCGAGCTTCTCTCCCACGACTGGTG CCCAGCGTGCACAAGCCAGGCCTTACCCaggcccctctctgcctcctccccacagcAGAGGCCTGCGTGGAGCCCCAGATCACCCCTTCCTACTACACAACCTCGGATGCCGTCATTTCCACTGAGACTGTCTTCATCGTGGAGATTTCACTAACATGCAAGAATAGGGTCCAG AACATGGCTCTTTATGCTGATGTCAGTGGAAAACAATTTCCTGTCACCCGGGGCCAGGACGTGGGGCGTTATCAG GTGTCCTGGAGCCTAGACCATAAGAATGCCCACGCGGGCACCTATGAGGTCAGATTCTTCGATGAGGAATCATACAGCCTCTTGAGGAAG GCTCAGAGAAACAATGAGGACGTTTCCATCATCCCACCCTTGTTCACAGTCAGCGTGGACCATCGG GGTACCTGGAACGGGCCCTGGGTTTCCACTGAAGTGTTGGCTGCAGCCATCGGCCTAGTGATCTACTACCTGGCCTTCAGCGCCAAGAGCCACATCCAAGCCTGA
- the SSR4 gene encoding translocon-associated protein subunit delta isoform X1: MAALASLGALALLLLSGLSCCSGSGLAGARFWRASLPRLVPSVHKPGLTQAPLCLLPTAEACVEPQITPSYYTTSDAVISTETVFIVEISLTCKNRVQNMALYADVSGKQFPVTRGQDVGRYQVSWSLDHKNAHAGTYEVRFFDEESYSLLRKAQRNNEDVSIIPPLFTVSVDHRSPFLQGTWNGPWVSTEVLAAAIGLVIYYLAFSAKSHIQA; encoded by the exons ATGGCGGCGCTGGCATCTCTCGGCGCCCTGGCGCTACTCCTGCTGTCCGGCCTCTCCTGCTGCTCAGGTAGCGGCCTGGCCGGAGCTCGTTTCTGGCGAGCTTCTCTCCCACGACTGGTG CCCAGCGTGCACAAGCCAGGCCTTACCCaggcccctctctgcctcctccccacagcAGAGGCCTGCGTGGAGCCCCAGATCACCCCTTCCTACTACACAACCTCGGATGCCGTCATTTCCACTGAGACTGTCTTCATCGTGGAGATTTCACTAACATGCAAGAATAGGGTCCAG AACATGGCTCTTTATGCTGATGTCAGTGGAAAACAATTTCCTGTCACCCGGGGCCAGGACGTGGGGCGTTATCAG GTGTCCTGGAGCCTAGACCATAAGAATGCCCACGCGGGCACCTATGAGGTCAGATTCTTCGATGAGGAATCATACAGCCTCTTGAGGAAG GCTCAGAGAAACAATGAGGACGTTTCCATCATCCCACCCTTGTTCACAGTCAGCGTGGACCATCGG TCTCCTTTTTTACAGGGTACCTGGAACGGGCCCTGGGTTTCCACTGAAGTGTTGGCTGCAGCCATCGGCCTAGTGATCTACTACCTGGCCTTCAGCGCCAAGAGCCACATCCAAGCCTGA
- the SSR4 gene encoding translocon-associated protein subunit delta isoform X3, translating into MAALASLGALALLLLSGLSCCSAEACVEPQITPSYYTTSDAVISTETVFIVEISLTCKNRVQNMALYADVSGKQFPVTRGQDVGRYQVSWSLDHKNAHAGTYEVRFFDEESYSLLRKAQRNNEDVSIIPPLFTVSVDHRSPFLQGTWNGPWVSTEVLAAAIGLVIYYLAFSAKSHIQA; encoded by the exons ATGGCGGCGCTGGCATCTCTCGGCGCCCTGGCGCTACTCCTGCTGTCCGGCCTCTCCTGCTGCTCAG cAGAGGCCTGCGTGGAGCCCCAGATCACCCCTTCCTACTACACAACCTCGGATGCCGTCATTTCCACTGAGACTGTCTTCATCGTGGAGATTTCACTAACATGCAAGAATAGGGTCCAG AACATGGCTCTTTATGCTGATGTCAGTGGAAAACAATTTCCTGTCACCCGGGGCCAGGACGTGGGGCGTTATCAG GTGTCCTGGAGCCTAGACCATAAGAATGCCCACGCGGGCACCTATGAGGTCAGATTCTTCGATGAGGAATCATACAGCCTCTTGAGGAAG GCTCAGAGAAACAATGAGGACGTTTCCATCATCCCACCCTTGTTCACAGTCAGCGTGGACCATCGG TCTCCTTTTTTACAGGGTACCTGGAACGGGCCCTGGGTTTCCACTGAAGTGTTGGCTGCAGCCATCGGCCTAGTGATCTACTACCTGGCCTTCAGCGCCAAGAGCCACATCCAAGCCTGA
- the SSR4 gene encoding translocon-associated protein subunit delta isoform X4, translating to MAALASLGALALLLLSGLSCCSEACVEPQITPSYYTTSDAVISTETVFIVEISLTCKNRVQNMALYADVSGKQFPVTRGQDVGRYQVSWSLDHKNAHAGTYEVRFFDEESYSLLRKAQRNNEDVSIIPPLFTVSVDHRSPFLQGTWNGPWVSTEVLAAAIGLVIYYLAFSAKSHIQA from the exons ATGGCGGCGCTGGCATCTCTCGGCGCCCTGGCGCTACTCCTGCTGTCCGGCCTCTCCTGCTGCTCAG AGGCCTGCGTGGAGCCCCAGATCACCCCTTCCTACTACACAACCTCGGATGCCGTCATTTCCACTGAGACTGTCTTCATCGTGGAGATTTCACTAACATGCAAGAATAGGGTCCAG AACATGGCTCTTTATGCTGATGTCAGTGGAAAACAATTTCCTGTCACCCGGGGCCAGGACGTGGGGCGTTATCAG GTGTCCTGGAGCCTAGACCATAAGAATGCCCACGCGGGCACCTATGAGGTCAGATTCTTCGATGAGGAATCATACAGCCTCTTGAGGAAG GCTCAGAGAAACAATGAGGACGTTTCCATCATCCCACCCTTGTTCACAGTCAGCGTGGACCATCGG TCTCCTTTTTTACAGGGTACCTGGAACGGGCCCTGGGTTTCCACTGAAGTGTTGGCTGCAGCCATCGGCCTAGTGATCTACTACCTGGCCTTCAGCGCCAAGAGCCACATCCAAGCCTGA